The DNA sequence GCCGACATCCTGCGCGCGCGCTTCAGCCGCGAGGCCATGAGCGGCCCGATCACCGCGGTGCACGCCGAGGTCTATCAGTCCTGGGTCAACCACCTGATGGACAACTACAGCCTGCGCACTCCGCCCAGCCCGATGATGATGATGAAAGCGCCGTCCACCTCGCGCACGTCGGGCGGCAACTTCAAGCTCGACATGCCGATTGCCGGCACCACCTGGACCGTGGGCGTGGACATGCTGAACAACGACAAGGACGCCAACCGCTACAACGTCAGCAGCGGCAGCAACGTGCTCAACTCCGTGCTGTGGCCCGGCGTTTCCATTTATCAGACCGGCCTGTTCGCTCAGTCCGGGCTGATCCCGCTGAACAAGGACAACGGTTTCAAGATCGGCCTGCGCTATGACTACGTCAGCGCCGATGCCAGCCGCGCCAACGTCAAACCCGCCGGCATGGCCTGGAGTCCCAACCAGCTCTACACCGCGTACTACGGCACCACGGCCGAGAAAAAGGATGAGAACAACATCGGCGGACTGCTGCGCTTCGAGCATGCCGTCAGCAACGGTGTGCTGTACGCCGGTTACGCACGCAGCGTGCGCACCGCGGACGCCACCGAGCGCTACATCGCATCCAACTCCATGACCCCGGACGGTCGCTGGGTCGGCAACCCCGACCTGCGGCCCGAAAAGCACAACCAGTTCGAAGCCGGCGCCAAGCTCGGCCGCGGCAAACTGGCCGTGAACGGTTCGGTGTTCTACGACCAGGTGCAGGACTTCATTCTGCGTGATCGCTTCCACAGCACCGATCCCACCCTGGGCAACGCCACCATCTACCGAAACGTCGGCGCGCAGCTCTATGGCACCAACCTGGGCGCGGTCTGGAAGCCCGTACGCGGCTGGAAGGCCGGCTTCAATATGTCATACGTCGCCGCCACCAACACCGACGACAACCGGCCCATCGCGCAGATCCCGCCGCTGGGCGGCGACGTCAGCCTCGAATATCGCCCGGGGCGCTGGTATGCCGGCGGCAAGATGATCTGGAACGCCACCCAGACCCGCGTGGACGACAACCCCAATACCGGCAGCGGCCTCGACGTCGGCCAGACGCCGGGCTGGAGCATAATGAACGTGTACGGCGGCGTGGCCGTCACCCGGCACGTCATGGCGCGCGCCGGCATCGACAACCTGTTCAATCGCAACTACGCGAACCACCTCAACAAGGCCAGCGCCTTCGACGTGACGCAGGTGCAGGTCAACGAGCCCGGACGGGTTGCCTGGGTGAGGTTGAGTGCGCAGTTTTAAGCAGTGAGGTGGGAAGGGTGAGGCGTGAGGAGGTGGCGGTGTCTTTTCGCCTCACCCCTCACTTCTTACGCCTCACTACATTTACGCCTCGATCGCGTACTTCTTCATCCGATACAGCAAGGTATCCCGGCTCAACCCCAATAAACGAGCCGCCCGCGAGCGGTTGCCGCGGCTCTGGGTCAGGGCCTGGCGGATCATGTCGATCTCCAGCTCGGCGAGGCTGATGCCGCCCGCCGGCAGCACGAAGCCCGCCGCGCCCGCCTTGCGGTGATGAATACGCAGCTCGTGGGGCAGGTTGTCCGGCTCCACGCGCTTGCCGCCGAACAGCACCAGCATGCGCTCGCACAGGTTGCGCAGTTCGCGCACGTTGCCGGGCCAGTCGTACTGGGCCAGGGCGGCGCGCGCGGTCTTGCTGTACTGCGGTGCTTCCAGGCCGTGATGCG is a window from the Gammaproteobacteria bacterium genome containing:
- a CDS encoding TonB-dependent receptor yields the protein ADILRARFSREAMSGPITAVHAEVYQSWVNHLMDNYSLRTPPSPMMMMKAPSTSRTSGGNFKLDMPIAGTTWTVGVDMLNNDKDANRYNVSSGSNVLNSVLWPGVSIYQTGLFAQSGLIPLNKDNGFKIGLRYDYVSADASRANVKPAGMAWSPNQLYTAYYGTTAEKKDENNIGGLLRFEHAVSNGVLYAGYARSVRTADATERYIASNSMTPDGRWVGNPDLRPEKHNQFEAGAKLGRGKLAVNGSVFYDQVQDFILRDRFHSTDPTLGNATIYRNVGAQLYGTNLGAVWKPVRGWKAGFNMSYVAATNTDDNRPIAQIPPLGGDVSLEYRPGRWYAGGKMIWNATQTRVDDNPNTGSGLDVGQTPGWSIMNVYGGVAVTRHVMARAGIDNLFNRNYANHLNKASAFDVTQVQVNEPGRVAWVRLSAQF